The following proteins are encoded in a genomic region of Ostrinia nubilalis chromosome 1, ilOstNubi1.1, whole genome shotgun sequence:
- the LOC135078472 gene encoding tubulin gamma-1 chain-like produces the protein MPSEMITLQLGQCGNQIGFEFWKQLCIEHGISPEGILEEFASAGSDRKDVFFYQADDDHYIPRAVLLDLEPRVIHTIMNSPYAKLYNPENVYLSKHGGGAGNNWASGFAQGEKLNEEVFDIINREADGSDNLEGFVLCHSIAGGTGSGMGSYILEHLSDRFPKKLVQTYSVFPNLDEISDVVVQPYNSLLTLKRLTESADCVMVLDNTALNRIASDRLHIQNPSFAQINTLVSTIMSASTATLRYPSYMNNDLISLVAPLIPTPRLHFLMTGYTPLTADHELNTAPKIRKTTVLDVMQRLLQPKNMMVSLSPDRTNQHCYISILNIIQGEVDPSQVHKSLQRIRERKLASFIPWGPASIQVALSRRSPYVHASHKVSGLLLANHTNICSLFDRCLQQYDKLRKREAFLEVFRKEPMFRESLEEFDESRAVVDDLVREYQAAATPEYVHWNPESSQI, from the exons ATGCCGAGTGAAATGATAACATTGCAGCTGGGCCAATGTGGCAATCAGA TTGGCTTTGAATTTTGGAAGCAACTATGTATAGAGCACGGTATATCGCCTGAAGGAATCCTTGAGGAGTTTGCATCGGCAGGATCCGATCGCAAAGATGTGTTTTTCTATCAAGCCGACGATGACCACTACATCCCAAGGGCTGTGCTGCTGGACCTGGAACCTCGTGTTATACACACTATCATGAACTCTCCATACGCCAAG CTATACAATCCTGAGAACGTTTACTTATCAAAACATGGAGGAGGAGCAGGAAACAACTGGGCATCCGGTTTTGCTCAGGGAGAGAAACTCAACGAAGAGGTTTTTGATATTATCAACAGAGAAGCTGATGGCAGTGATAATTTGGag GGTTTTGTGCTGTGTCACTCGATAGCTGGTGGTACAGGGTCAGGCATGGGCTCGTACATCCTGGAACACTTGTCGGACAGGTTCCCGAAGAAACTTGTGCAGACGTACAGTGTGTTTCCTAATTTGGATGAAATAAG TGACGTAGTAGTCCAACCATACAACTCGCTTCTCACGCTGAAGCGGCTGACGGAAAGCGCCGACTGCGTGATGGTGCTGGACAACACAGCGCTGAACCGTATCGCCAGCGACCGCTTGCACATACAGAACCCCTCGTTCGCTCAGATCAACACATTGGTGTCTACGATCATGAGCGCCAGTACCGCCACGCTAAG GTACCCATCATACATGAACAACGACCTCATCAGCCTGGTCGCGCCGCTGATCCCAACACCGCGGCTGCATTTCCTGATGACGGGCTACACTCCACTCACGGCAGACCACGAATTAAATACT GCGCCGAAAATTCGAAAAACCACTGTCCTCGATGTGATGCAGAGACTGCTACAGCCAAAGAACATGATGGTGTCCCTAAGTCCTGACAGAACAAATCAGCACTGCTACATATCAATACTGAATATTATACAG GGCGAGGTGGACCCATCGCAAGTGCACAAGTCATTACAGCGGATCCGCGAGCGGAAACTTGCCTCGTTCATCCCGTGGGGCCCGGCCTCCATCCAGGTGGCCCTGTCGCGTCGCTCGCCGTACGTTCACGCCTCGCACAAAGTCTCGGGCTTGCTGCTCGCTAACCACACGAATATTTGCTCG CTGTTCGACCGCTGCCTACAACAGTACGACAAGCTGCGCAAGCGCGAGGCGTTCTTGGAGGTGTTCCGCAAGGAGCCGATGTTCCGCGAGTCGCTGGAGGAGTTCGACGAGTCGCGCGCCGTCGTCGACGACCTCGTGCGCGAGTACCAGGCCGCCGCCACGCCCGAGTATGTGCACTGGAACCCGG aGAGCAGTCAAATATAA
- the LOC135078577 gene encoding alpha-endosulfine, whose product MSDSPDQNDPPKDPKELEKLEEAKLKAKFPNAMLGRGPGGHSAFLQKRLAKGQKFFDSGDYQMAKQRPGNLAAPFKAPAVPAKLPTGDAIPTPETVPVRKTSIIQPKFQQSSQTS is encoded by the exons ATGAGTGATTCACCAGATCAAAATGACCCACCAAAAGAT CCAAAAGAATTGGAGAAGCTAGAAGAAGCAAAACTGAAGGCAAAGTTCCCAAATGCAATGCTTGGGAGAGGTCCAGGAGGACACTCAGCTTTCCTGCAGAAAAGACTGGCTAAAGGA CAAAAATTCTTTGACTCTGGAGATTATCAAATGGCTAAACAGAGACCTGGAAATCTTGCTGCTCCTTTCAAAGCGCCCGCAGTCCCCGCCAAGCTGCCGACCGGTGATGCCATCCCTACCCCTGAAACCGTGCCAGTGAGGAAAACTTCCATCATCCAGCCTAAATTCCAGCAGTCGAGTCAGACTTCCTAG